A single genomic interval of Helianthus annuus cultivar XRQ/B chromosome 13, HanXRQr2.0-SUNRISE, whole genome shotgun sequence harbors:
- the LOC110898830 gene encoding transcription factor EMB1444, which translates to MGSTPLRRFLQSLCTNSCWNYAVFWKLRQQNQMVLMWEDGYFGTLKVQDASKNIFTETRGYNGTFLGDAYELAMAYMSTINYALGDGVVGDVAYTGDCRWVFADSKSYGNFNTASNPEHADEWLFQFAAGVKTILLVPVIPLGVLQLGSLEDLPEDAQMANYIKDEFFTHQDLMEYADASFATSHLFSSQPPKTIDDFIWSNHTLLTKSLSTPTSDNWYSSHSSSAIEFPDPLHQSTDLINSEIPMNLQLVSDVGPSLNFPKECELHKALGPAFIADSSSSKTNETVFNITGFEQSGSLISNQLAVAPFTRVKNHNSSSSPSAITYEGVVEELTEEEGQQSNCDVLHQSKGSKASVASKRRVKSGAKQKARPRDRQLIQDRLKDLRELVPNGAKCSIDGLLDRTIKHMQFLESVSDRAVKLKQCVQSEKVGTVLKDNRTPVVKDSQSGASWAFELGGDLEVCPILVEDLQYPGHMVIEMICDDSMRFLEIAEVIHGLELTILHGVMEKRSGHTWAHYIVEAPKGFHRLDIFWPLMKLLQQPSPICSKI; encoded by the exons ATGGGTTCTACACCTTTAAGGAGGTTTTTACAGAGTCTTTGCACCAATTCTTGCTGGAATTATGCTGTATTTTGGAAGCTTCGGCAACAAAACCAAAT ggttttgatgTGGGAAGATGGATACTTTGGCACCTTAAAAGTTCAAGATGCTAGCAAAAACATATTTACTGAAACACGTGGTTATAATGGAACGTTTCTTGGAGATGCGTATGAATTAGCAATGGCTTATATGTCAACCATTAATTATGCATTGGGTGATGG GGTTGTTGGTGATGTGGCATATACAGGAGACTGTCGCTGGGTTTTTGCAGATTCAAAGTCATACGGGAATTTCAACACCGCATCAAATCCCGAG CATGCAGATGAATGGTTATTTCagtttgcagcaggtgtcaag ACTATATTGCTGGTGCCTGTCATTCCACTTGGAGTTTTACAACTCGGCTCATTGGAAGAT CTTCCAGAGGACGCACAAATGGCGAACTATATTAAAGATGAATTTTTTACACATCAAGATTTGATGGAGTACGCTGATGCTTCTTTTGCAACAAGCCACCTTTTTTCATCTCAACCGCCAAAAACCATTGATGACTTCATCTGGTCAAACCACACACTGTTGACCAAAAGTCTTTCAACACCAACTTCTGACAACTGGTATTCATCTCATTCTTCAAGTGCGATTGAATTCCCAGATCCGCTACATCAATCCACAGATTTGATCAATTCCGAGATTCCAATGAACCTACAGTTAGTTAGTGATGTGGGCCCGTCCTTAAACTTCCCTAAAGAGTGTGAGCTGCATAAAGCTCTCGGGCCCGCTTTCATTGCTGACTCATCATCTAGTAAAACCAATGAAACCGTTTTCAATATAACGGGCTTTGAACAATCAGGTTCACTAATTAGTAACCAGTTAGCAGTTGCACCGTTTACTAGAGTAAAAAATCATAACAGTAGTTCTTCACCTTCGGCTATTACATATGAGGGTGTAGTTGAAGAATTGACAGAGGAAGAAGGGCAACAAAGTAATTGTGATGTTTTGCATCAAAGTAAGGGTTCAAAAGCATCTGTTGCTAGCAAAAGAAGGGTCAAGTCAGGTGCTAAACAGAAGGCTAGACCTCGCGACAGGCAATTGATTCAGGACCGGCTCAAGGATCTTCGCGAACTTGTTCCAAATGGAGCAAAA TGTAGCATTGATGGTCTGCTAGATCGAACTATAAAACATATGCAGTTTTTAGAAAGCGTGAGTGATCGTGCTGTCAAGTTGAAGCAGTGTGTCCAATCAGAG AAAGTAGGAACTGTTCTGAAAGATAATAGAACGCCCGTGGTCAAAGATAGTCAAAGTGGGGCAAGCTGGGCATTTGAACTCGGAGGTGATTTAGAAGTATGCCCCATACTTGTTGAAGATCTTCAGTATCCTGGCCACATGGTTATAGAG ATGATATGTGATGATAGCATGCGTTTCCTTGAAATAGCTGAGGTGATACATGGCCTGGAATTGACAATTTTACACGGAGTGATGGAAAAACGTTCCGGACACACATGGGCCCACTACATTGTCGAG GCGCCAAAGGGATTTCACAGATTGGATATATTTTGGCCGTTGATGAAGCTTTTGCAGCAACCTAGTCCAATATGTAGCAAAATATGA